The Osmerus eperlanus chromosome 12, fOsmEpe2.1, whole genome shotgun sequence genome has a segment encoding these proteins:
- the mrpl58 gene encoding peptidyl-tRNA hydrolase ICT1, mitochondrial yields MATRMVQCYSLLRCSVISQIFTPRERFTTIFKGNSNIISHCFRQCPGYGSKAGDNTQDGHIIIPVDRLKISYSRSSGAGGQHVNKVSTKAEVRFHIYTADWIPDDVKQNILLKNKNRINKAGELLVTSELTRSQHRNLGDCIQKISDIIMEASEKPHEPSDEDIALRASRLERRNQERLKEKKFNSATKQSRRVDFD; encoded by the exons ATGGCGACTCGCATGGTACAGTGTTACTCCCTGCTTAGATGTTCTGTGATATCTCAAATATTCACTCCACGTGAAAGATTTACAACTATATTCAAAGGAAATAGTAACATTATAAGTCACTGCTTTCGTCAATGTCCTGGTTATGGAAGCAAAGCAGGGGATAATACACAG GATGGTCATATTATCATTCCAGTAG ATCGTCTCAAAATATCATACAGCCGAAGCAGCGGTGCTGGCGGTCAGCATGTCAACAAAG TGAGCACCAAAGCAGAGGTCCGCTTCCACATATACACAGCAGACTGGATCCCAGATGATGTGAAACAAAATATTTTATTAAAG AACAAGAACCGCATCAACAAGGCAGGGGAGTTGCTGGTGACGTCAGAGCTTACCAGGAGCCAGCATCGTAACCTTGGAGACTGCATACAGAAAATCTCTGACATCATAATGGAGGCCAGCGAGAAGCCACATGAGCCCTCGGACGAGGACATAGCCCTCAGAGCATCCAG gttggaaagaagaaaccaGGAAAGGCTTAAAGAAAAAAAGTTCAATTCAGCAACCAAGCAGTCAAGAAGAGTGGATTTTGACTGA
- the LOC134031467 gene encoding cerebellar degeneration-related protein 2-like: MLSAGMEEFITEEEEPWYDQQDLEQDLHLAAELGKTLLERNKELEDSLQQMYLTNEEQVQEIEYLAKQLDVLRDMNEQHAKVYEQLDGTARELEVTNRTLLLDSKASQHKIERLTCTIDALQAQVEALSGQVEKLRSLEQLRVRREKRERRKTIHSFPCLRELCTAPSYEDGFVVGRAESFSLELKRQPMEEENERLREAVSDLRSAVRTERGRREGVERECHALLGEFSRLEARVQGAESCQVRVRELEAELQELQQLRRARTLLLSSEDDGVGFTQTLLNNTPETDTLEGAADEAGGGVREETEGGGGVGGQALPASSPVRKSCSDTALNAIVARDASGRRRGSYALHANSVRKRGMSILREVDEQYHALLEKYEELLGKCRRHEENLCHAGVQTSRPVSRDPSMKDCAVGASPTPAPPPTPTQSPSTPEAMESISKQVEAVDKRLGQNTPEYKALFKEIFSRIQKTKTDIKATKATKSSKPSKPSKSGGGKSSKQ, from the exons acctccacctAGCAGCAGAGCTGGGGAAGACTCTGCTGGAGAGGaacaaggagctggaggactccCTGCAGCAGATGTACCTCACTAATGAGGAGCAGGTGCAGGAGATCGAG taccTGGCCAAGCAGCTGGATGTCTTGCGGGacatgaatgagcagcatgctAAGGTGTATGAGCAGCTGGATGGCACAGCCAGAGAACTGGAGGTCACCAACCGTACTCTGTTGCTGGACAGCAAGGCCTCACAGCACAAGATAGAGAG GCTGACGTGCACCATCGATGCTCTCCAGGCCCAAGTGGAGGCTCTCTCTgggcaggtggagaagctgCGCTCCCTGGAACAGCTCCGGGtccggagggagaagagagaacgaCGCAAGACCATCCACTCCTTCCCCTGTCTCAGGGAGCTGTGCACCGCCCCCAG ttacGAGGACGGCTTCGTGGTGGGCCGGGCGGAGAGCTTCTCGTTGGAGTTGAAGCGGCAGccgatggaggaggagaacgagCGGCTGAGGGAGGCGGTGTCGGACCTGCGCTCCGCCGTGAGGACGGAGAGAGGCCGGcgcgagggggtggagagggagtgccACGCCCTACTCGGAGAGTTCTCCCGCCTGGAGGCCCGCGTGCAG GGTGCCGAGAGCTGCCAGGTGCGCGTGCGGGAGCTGGAGGCGGAGCTACAGGAGCTGCAGCAGCTCCGGCGCGCGCGCACCCTCCTCCTGAGCAGCGAGGACGACGGCGTGGGCTTCACCCAGACCCTCCTCAACAACACCCCCGAGACTGACACCCTGGAGGGGGCTGCGGACGAGGCgggcgggggggtgagggaggagacggagggCGGGGGAGGCGTGGGCGGGCAGGCCTTGCCCGCCTCCAGCCCGGTCAGGAAGAGCTGCAGCGACACGGCGCTGAACGCCATCGTGGCCCGCGACGCCTCGGGCCGGCGGCGGGGCAGCTACGCCCTCCACGCCAACAgcgtgaggaagagggggatgtcCATCCTGAGGGAGGTGGACGAGCAGTACCACGCCCTGCTGGAGAAGTACGAGGAGCTGCTGGGGAAGTGCCGGCGCCACGAGGAGAACCTCTGCCATGCCGGCGTACAGACCTCCAGGCCCGTCTCCAGAGACCCCTCCATGAAGGACTGCGCCGTGGGGGCCTCGCCCACCCCGGCACCCCCTCCCACGCCCACCCAGTCCCCCTCCACCCCGGAGGCCATGGAGAGCATCAGCAAGCAGGTGGAGGCGGTGGACAAGCGCCTGGGACAGAACACGCCGGAATACAAGGCCCTCTTCAAGGAGATCTTCTCTCGCATTCAGAAGACCAAGACTGACATCAAAGCCACCAAAGCCACCAAATCTAGCAAGCCCAGCAAGCCTAGCAAGTCAGGGGGTGGTAAAAGCAGTAAACAGTGA